In one window of Candidatus Avedoeria danica DNA:
- a CDS encoding ribbon-helix-helix protein, CopG family, producing MSVSDSEYEDLRQAADARRRSMEQLIRDALRVYGVTHARPKKRLTDVPVLEGHRWIGPPLEPGEAFGEMADERFDRATRRVDGFVDPIDEEGWE from the coding sequence GTGTCCGTATCGGATTCGGAGTATGAGGATCTTCGGCAGGCGGCTGACGCTAGGAGGCGGTCGATGGAGCAACTCATTCGCGACGCACTGCGCGTGTACGGCGTGACGCACGCTAGACCGAAGAAGCGATTGACGGACGTGCCGGTCCTTGAGGGACACCGGTGGATTGGACCGCCGCTCGAACCGGGTGAGGCGTTCGGAGAGATGGCGGACGAACGCTTCGACAGAGCCACACGTCGTGTTGACGGCTTCGTGGACCCGATCGACGAAGAAGGCTGGGAGTGA
- a CDS encoding FAD-dependent oxidoreductase — translation MAELRAVDPALADRYDAWRAAPDALGPIDASAILTATAPHVSAFVARLFGIDDERALLRAGIRAHDPVFRFKIDLVRRRALARGKAGVTPEAAAATAAAAEADLSTLHADPRWPFAPRPDAAPATPSDPPLPARPADTANVVDRHDRRSDDLEAQTARLACVLLDAEAHAKASGPAAPLPEPARGVVAALRDALGIGDRDGVDDGVGADDAAVVARVIAHLAAWCAARVHDPVGHPETAGWVSFRAPEPTDYDALVRIERPRADVPEVIEGPHAAWRRRDGFALTDQRMDQREVLAEVHYCIYCHERDKDSCSKGLHTPDGAYKTNPLGIVLDGCPLDEKISEAHVLMRDGDPLGALALVMVDNPMCPGTGHRICNNCMKGCIYQTQDPVNIPQIETGALTDVLRLPWGVEIYGFLTRWNPLNVRRPYPLPYRGRNVLVVGLGPAGYTLAHHLLNEGFGVVGIDGLKIEPLDAKWVGEADAGVAPRPIESWDTLYRSLDERILEGFGGVSEYGITVRWDKNFLTLLHLTLARRTAFRIFDGVRFGGTLTAEDAWGLGFDHIAVAAGAGKPTVIEMRNNLSRGIRKASDFLMALQLTGAAKRDSLANLQVRLPAVVIGGGLTAVDTATELMAYYPVQVEKMLLRVEGIAASGGEARVWARMDDEERDVLEEFLAHGRAIRAERARAAAAGEAPDFTPLLRAWGGVTLAYRKSLDDSPAYRLNHEEVAKALEEGIQIAECMDPEEAVLDDHGAVAALRFRVQAMVDGRWKATDRTVTLPARSVMVAAGTSPNIGYAKEHPGSLGLDTRGRFFLGHRAERAADGGWRPVPAEGAADAFFTSYDQGGRLISFYGDNHPVFAGNVVKAMASAKFGFPHVAALFADDPTPNGGARDARDPARGARPATSASSPASSPTSLPTPLPASATPSAPMTQDEFGAFAIGLADALTPRVHAVNRLTETIVELIVRAPLAARRFEPGQFYRLQSYETTSPLVNGTRLMMEGLALTGAWVDKDAGLLSLIILEMGASSRLCAHLTPGERVVVMGPTGAPTEIPNGENVLLAGGGLGNAVLFSIARALRDNGNRVVYFGGYKRGEDLFKREEIEAATDQVIWSTDSGEAIVPNRAQDVHFRGNIVQAILAYGEGRFGEPLVPLPTVDRIIAIGSDRMMRAVKDARRGVLAPHLAKDPVAIGSINSPMQCMMKEVCAQCLQKHIDPVTGAESVVFSCLNQDQRLDEVDFDHLAARLRANTVQEKLANLWLDHVLAHETGPVR, via the coding sequence ATGGCCGAGTTGCGCGCCGTCGACCCCGCCTTGGCCGACCGCTACGACGCCTGGCGCGCCGCCCCCGACGCCCTCGGCCCGATCGACGCCTCGGCCATCCTCACCGCAACGGCGCCGCACGTCTCGGCATTCGTGGCGCGCCTGTTCGGCATCGACGACGAGCGCGCGCTCCTGCGGGCCGGGATCCGTGCGCACGACCCCGTCTTCCGCTTCAAGATCGATCTCGTGCGCCGGCGCGCGCTCGCCCGCGGCAAGGCGGGCGTCACGCCCGAAGCCGCCGCCGCGACCGCCGCGGCGGCGGAAGCTGACCTTTCGACGCTGCACGCCGACCCGCGCTGGCCGTTCGCCCCGCGGCCCGACGCGGCACCGGCGACGCCTTCGGACCCGCCGCTGCCTGCGCGTCCGGCCGACACGGCGAACGTCGTTGACCGCCACGATCGCCGTTCCGACGACCTCGAAGCGCAAACCGCCCGCCTGGCGTGCGTGCTCCTGGACGCCGAAGCCCACGCCAAGGCCAGCGGCCCCGCGGCGCCCCTGCCCGAGCCCGCCCGTGGCGTCGTGGCCGCGTTGCGCGACGCCCTCGGCATCGGCGATCGCGACGGCGTCGATGACGGCGTCGGCGCCGACGATGCGGCCGTCGTCGCCCGCGTCATCGCCCACCTGGCCGCCTGGTGCGCCGCACGGGTCCACGACCCGGTCGGGCATCCCGAGACCGCGGGCTGGGTCAGCTTCCGCGCGCCCGAGCCCACCGACTACGACGCGCTCGTGAGGATCGAACGCCCGCGGGCCGATGTGCCCGAGGTCATCGAGGGGCCGCACGCCGCGTGGCGCCGGCGCGACGGGTTCGCGCTGACGGATCAGCGCATGGATCAGCGCGAGGTGCTCGCCGAGGTGCACTACTGCATCTACTGCCACGAGCGCGACAAGGACTCGTGCTCCAAGGGCCTCCACACGCCGGACGGCGCCTACAAGACCAACCCGCTCGGCATCGTCCTCGACGGTTGCCCGCTGGACGAGAAGATCTCCGAGGCCCACGTCCTCATGCGCGACGGCGATCCGCTGGGCGCGCTGGCGCTCGTGATGGTGGACAACCCGATGTGCCCGGGCACCGGCCACCGGATCTGCAACAACTGCATGAAGGGCTGCATCTACCAGACCCAGGACCCGGTCAACATCCCGCAGATCGAGACCGGCGCCCTGACCGATGTCCTGCGCCTGCCGTGGGGCGTCGAGATCTACGGCTTCCTCACGCGCTGGAACCCGCTCAACGTCCGCCGCCCCTATCCCTTGCCCTACCGGGGCCGCAACGTCCTGGTCGTCGGCCTTGGGCCGGCCGGCTACACGCTGGCGCACCACCTCCTCAACGAGGGCTTCGGCGTCGTCGGCATCGACGGCTTGAAGATCGAGCCGTTGGACGCGAAGTGGGTCGGCGAGGCTGACGCGGGCGTGGCGCCGCGGCCGATCGAGTCGTGGGACACCCTTTACCGTTCGCTCGACGAGCGCATCCTGGAAGGCTTCGGCGGGGTGTCCGAATACGGCATCACGGTCCGCTGGGACAAGAACTTCCTGACGCTCCTCCACCTGACCCTGGCGCGCCGCACCGCGTTCCGCATCTTCGACGGCGTGCGCTTCGGCGGCACGCTGACCGCCGAGGACGCCTGGGGTCTCGGCTTCGACCACATCGCCGTCGCTGCCGGCGCCGGCAAGCCGACGGTCATCGAGATGCGCAACAACCTGTCGCGCGGGATCCGCAAGGCCAGCGACTTCCTCATGGCCCTCCAGCTCACCGGCGCCGCCAAGCGCGATTCGCTGGCCAACCTGCAGGTGCGCCTGCCGGCCGTCGTCATCGGCGGCGGCCTGACGGCCGTCGATACGGCCACCGAGCTCATGGCGTACTACCCGGTCCAGGTCGAGAAGATGCTGCTGCGGGTCGAGGGCATCGCCGCATCGGGCGGGGAAGCACGCGTCTGGGCCCGGATGGACGATGAGGAGCGCGACGTCCTCGAGGAGTTCCTGGCCCACGGCCGCGCCATCCGCGCCGAGCGCGCCCGCGCCGCCGCCGCCGGCGAGGCGCCGGACTTCACGCCGCTGCTGCGCGCGTGGGGCGGCGTCACATTGGCCTATCGCAAGAGCCTCGACGACTCGCCGGCCTACCGCCTGAACCACGAAGAGGTGGCCAAGGCGCTCGAAGAGGGCATTCAGATCGCCGAGTGCATGGATCCCGAGGAGGCCGTCCTGGACGATCACGGCGCGGTGGCGGCGCTGCGGTTCCGCGTGCAGGCCATGGTCGACGGCCGCTGGAAGGCCACGGACCGCACCGTGACGCTGCCGGCGCGCAGCGTGATGGTGGCCGCCGGCACGTCGCCCAACATCGGCTACGCCAAGGAGCATCCGGGCAGCCTCGGGCTGGACACGCGCGGGCGGTTCTTCCTGGGCCACCGCGCCGAACGCGCGGCGGACGGCGGCTGGCGGCCGGTGCCCGCGGAGGGCGCCGCCGATGCGTTCTTCACCTCGTACGACCAGGGCGGGCGGCTGATCTCGTTCTACGGCGACAACCACCCCGTCTTCGCCGGCAACGTCGTCAAGGCGATGGCCTCGGCCAAGTTCGGCTTCCCGCACGTGGCGGCCCTGTTCGCGGACGATCCGACGCCGAACGGCGGCGCACGGGACGCCCGCGATCCCGCACGCGGCGCACGTCCCGCAACGTCGGCCTCTTCGCCGGCCTCCTCGCCGACGTCATTGCCGACGCCCTTGCCGGCATCCGCGACGCCATCCGCGCCGATGACGCAAGACGAGTTCGGCGCCTTCGCCATCGGCCTGGCCGACGCGCTCACGCCACGGGTCCACGCCGTCAACCGCCTGACGGAAACGATCGTCGAGCTCATCGTGCGCGCGCCGCTGGCGGCGCGGCGCTTCGAGCCGGGGCAGTTCTATCGACTGCAGAGCTATGAAACCACCAGCCCGCTGGTGAACGGGACGCGGCTGATGATGGAGGGGCTGGCGCTCACCGGCGCCTGGGTGGACAAGGACGCCGGGCTGCTCTCGCTCATCATCCTGGAGATGGGCGCGTCCAGCCGCCTGTGCGCCCACCTGACGCCGGGCGAGCGCGTCGTCGTCATGGGCCCGACCGGCGCGCCGACCGAGATCCCCAACGGGGAGAACGTCCTCCTGGCCGGCGGCGGCCTCGGCAACGCCGTCCTCTTCTCGATCGCCCGGGCGCTGCGCGACAACGGCAACCGGGTCGTCTACTTCGGCGGGTACAAGCGCGGCGAGGACCTGTTCAAGCGCGAGGAGATCGAGGCGGCGACCGATCAGGTGATCTGGTCGACCGACAGCGGCGAGGCCATCGTCCCGAATCGGGCGCAGGACGTGCATTTCCGCGGCAACATCGTGCAGGCGATCCTGGCGTACGGCGAGGGCCGCTTCGGCGAGCCGTTGGTGCCGCTGCCCACGGTCGACCGCATCATCGCCATCGGCTCCGATCGGATGATGCGCGCCGTCAAGGACGCGCGGCGGGGCGTGCTGGCGCCGCATCTGGCCAAGGACCCCGTGGCGATCGGGAGCATCAACTCGCCGATGCAGTGCATGATGAAGGAAGTCTGCGCCCAGTGCCTCCAAAAGCACATCGACCCGGTGACCGGCGCCGAGTCGGTGGTGTTCTCGTGCCTCAACCAGGACCAGCGCCTCGACGAGGTGGACTTCGATCACCTGGCGGCCCGGCTGCGGGCCAACACCGTGCAGGAGAAACTGGCGAACCTTTGGCTCGATCACGTGCTGGCGCACGAGACTGGACCCGTACGATGA
- a CDS encoding methionine--tRNA ligase, translating into MSERDATPYYITTAIPFVNGRPHMGHALEYILTDSYARFQRLHGRDVRFQTGSDENSLKNVQAAEKEGIPTTALVARNAQYFVDLREALDLSFDDFIRTSAEARHAEGARKLWLACAARGDFYRKTYEGLYCVGCEQYYAPDELVDGRCPEHGTVPDRVEEENWFFRLSNYQAELERLIDSDALRVWPPTRKNEVLSFIRGGLADFSVSRSEARAKGWGIRVPDDPGQVMYVWVDALSNYITALDYAGEGATYRRYWTECPDRVHVIGKGIIRFHAVYWPALLLSAGVPLPTEIFVHGYVTTGGSKMSKSLGNVLDPVALAAEHGIDALRYMLLRHIRSTEDGDFTLERFVAAHNADLADQLGNLLRRTTNMTNRYFGGLVPTPVDGVLADEAAPLLESASILGDRVAAAMADYLNHDALEAIWAVLAEANRFLVVVEPWQLAKGRADPAIEARLATCLYDVAEALRLVAFTLQPFLPATADGVARQLGLRDAGGGLSWEEGTRWGVLAPGTAVAEGGVLFPKLEMPVAIDEDMPA; encoded by the coding sequence ATGAGCGAACGCGACGCCACCCCCTACTACATCACCACCGCCATCCCGTTTGTCAACGGGCGCCCGCACATGGGCCATGCGCTCGAGTACATCCTGACCGACAGCTACGCGCGTTTCCAGCGGCTCCACGGGCGTGACGTCCGGTTCCAGACGGGCTCGGACGAGAACAGCCTGAAGAACGTGCAGGCGGCCGAGAAGGAGGGCATCCCGACGACCGCGCTCGTCGCCCGGAACGCCCAGTACTTCGTCGACCTGCGAGAGGCGCTCGACCTGTCGTTCGACGACTTCATCCGCACGAGCGCCGAGGCGCGCCACGCCGAGGGCGCGCGCAAGCTCTGGCTGGCGTGCGCCGCACGGGGCGACTTCTATCGCAAGACGTATGAGGGACTGTACTGCGTCGGCTGCGAGCAGTACTACGCGCCCGACGAACTCGTCGACGGCCGCTGCCCCGAGCACGGCACGGTGCCGGATCGGGTGGAGGAAGAGAACTGGTTCTTCCGGCTCTCCAACTACCAGGCCGAGCTCGAGCGGCTGATCGACTCGGACGCGCTACGCGTCTGGCCCCCGACGCGCAAGAACGAGGTGCTGAGCTTCATCCGCGGCGGCTTGGCGGACTTCAGCGTCTCGCGCTCCGAAGCGCGCGCCAAGGGCTGGGGCATCCGCGTGCCCGACGACCCCGGCCAGGTCATGTACGTCTGGGTCGACGCGCTATCGAACTACATCACCGCGCTCGATTACGCCGGCGAGGGCGCGACGTATCGGCGCTACTGGACCGAGTGTCCGGACCGCGTCCATGTCATCGGCAAGGGGATCATCCGCTTCCACGCGGTCTACTGGCCGGCGCTGCTCCTCTCGGCCGGCGTGCCGCTCCCGACGGAGATCTTCGTCCACGGCTACGTCACGACCGGCGGCAGCAAGATGTCGAAGTCGCTCGGCAACGTCCTCGACCCCGTCGCGCTGGCCGCCGAACATGGCATCGATGCGCTCCGCTACATGCTGCTGCGCCACATCCGCTCGACCGAGGACGGCGACTTCACGCTGGAGCGCTTCGTCGCCGCCCACAACGCCGACCTGGCCGACCAGCTCGGCAACCTGCTCCGCCGCACGACGAACATGACGAACCGCTACTTCGGCGGCCTCGTGCCAACGCCCGTCGACGGCGTGCTGGCGGACGAAGCCGCGCCGCTCCTCGAATCGGCATCGATCCTCGGCGACCGCGTGGCCGCCGCGATGGCCGACTACCTGAACCACGACGCCCTCGAGGCGATCTGGGCGGTCCTGGCCGAGGCGAACCGCTTCCTCGTCGTCGTCGAGCCCTGGCAGCTCGCCAAGGGGCGTGCCGATCCGGCCATCGAGGCGCGCCTGGCGACGTGCCTGTACGACGTGGCAGAAGCGCTGCGCCTCGTGGCGTTCACGCTGCAGCCGTTCCTGCCGGCGACGGCGGACGGCGTTGCCCGCCAGCTCGGCCTGCGCGATGCGGGCGGCGGGCTGTCGTGGGAGGAGGGCACGCGCTGGGGGGTGCTCGCGCCGGGCACGGCCGTGGCCGAGGGCGGCGTGCTGTTCCCGAAGCTGGAGATGCCGGTGGCGATCGACGAGGACATGCCCGCCTAA
- a CDS encoding ABC-2 family transporter protein — protein MRLAVRSVRGETRFLLALWRVNLLSALEYRTAFISQVVGMMLNNAAFLVFWALFFERFPSVSGWGMQDMLQLFGMTATGFGLGVVLFGNALNLADIIADNGLDAYLALPRPALLHVLASKSRLSGWGDVATGVLCFALTAHPGAAAWGRYAVAALASMTVFVSFLVVVASLTFWIGGASALSAQAIHAVLAFATYPLTIFDGTAKLMLMTVIPAAFIGAVPAEFVRGYSDRSLLQILAAAGVSLALAVVLFHRGLRRYESGGMAVSAG, from the coding sequence GTGCGCCTGGCCGTCCGGTCGGTCCGCGGGGAAACGCGGTTCTTGCTGGCCCTGTGGCGGGTCAACCTGCTCTCGGCGCTCGAGTACCGCACGGCCTTCATCAGCCAGGTGGTGGGCATGATGCTCAACAACGCCGCGTTCCTGGTCTTCTGGGCCCTGTTCTTCGAGCGCTTCCCGAGCGTCAGCGGCTGGGGGATGCAGGACATGCTCCAGCTCTTCGGGATGACCGCCACCGGTTTCGGCCTCGGCGTCGTCCTGTTCGGCAACGCGCTGAACCTGGCCGACATCATCGCCGACAACGGTCTCGACGCCTACCTGGCGCTGCCGCGGCCGGCGCTGCTCCACGTCCTGGCCAGCAAGAGCCGCCTGAGCGGCTGGGGGGACGTCGCCACGGGTGTCCTGTGCTTTGCGCTGACGGCACATCCCGGCGCGGCCGCCTGGGGGCGCTACGCGGTGGCGGCGCTGGCGTCGATGACGGTGTTCGTGAGCTTCCTGGTGGTGGTGGCCAGCCTCACGTTCTGGATCGGCGGCGCTTCGGCGCTGTCCGCGCAGGCCATTCATGCGGTGCTGGCGTTTGCGACCTATCCGCTGACGATCTTCGACGGCACGGCCAAGCTCATGCTGATGACGGTGATCCCGGCCGCCTTCATCGGCGCCGTCCCGGCCGAGTTCGTGCGCGGCTATTCCGATCGGTCGCTGCTCCAGATCCTCGCAGCGGCGGGCGTAAGCCTGGCGCTGGCCGTCGTCCTGTTCCACCGCGGGCTGCGGCGCTACGAGAGCGGCGGGATGGCGGTGTCCGCGGGCTAG
- a CDS encoding ABC-2 family transporter protein, translating into MSVGAAAERRGAGRQARRSAAKYAAVVRTQLAHGLAYPADLVMRSLTIVIFMWVFIHLWRSTYATTGQASVRGLTLNDTLWYLVLAESITLSKPRVATAIALAVRDGSVAYQLSKPYNFLGYQAAVTVGDALVRGWVTVLLGGALVAVMIGPPPSMLGWPLALVAVIAGWLIDFCMATLIGLMAFVIEDVAAFEWIYSKLILVLGGVLLPLDFLPDGFRRVAEALPFAYTTWAPARLFVSPDPALFVRLFGIQLAWLAGLALLVAMVHRQCTTRLAVNGG; encoded by the coding sequence GTGAGCGTCGGCGCGGCGGCCGAGCGGCGGGGCGCGGGCAGGCAGGCGCGGCGGTCGGCCGCCAAGTACGCCGCCGTTGTCCGCACCCAGCTGGCGCACGGCTTGGCCTATCCGGCCGACCTCGTCATGCGCTCGCTGACGATCGTCATCTTCATGTGGGTGTTCATCCACTTGTGGCGCTCGACGTACGCCACCACCGGCCAGGCGTCGGTGCGCGGCCTGACGCTGAACGACACGCTGTGGTACCTCGTGCTGGCCGAGTCCATCACGCTCTCCAAGCCGCGTGTGGCCACGGCGATCGCGCTGGCGGTGCGCGACGGGTCGGTGGCGTATCAGCTGTCGAAGCCCTACAACTTTCTGGGCTACCAGGCGGCCGTCACGGTGGGCGATGCGTTGGTGCGCGGGTGGGTGACGGTGCTCCTCGGCGGCGCGCTGGTGGCCGTGATGATTGGGCCGCCGCCATCGATGCTCGGGTGGCCGCTGGCGCTCGTGGCGGTGATCGCGGGCTGGCTGATCGACTTCTGCATGGCCACACTGATCGGTCTGATGGCGTTCGTCATCGAGGATGTCGCGGCGTTCGAGTGGATCTACTCCAAATTGATCCTCGTCTTGGGCGGTGTGCTGCTCCCGCTCGACTTTCTGCCCGATGGGTTTCGCCGGGTGGCCGAGGCGTTGCCGTTCGCCTACACCACGTGGGCGCCGGCGCGGTTGTTCGTGTCGCCCGACCCCGCCCTGTTCGTCCGGCTCTTCGGCATCCAACTGGCGTGGCTGGCGGGTCTGGCGCTGCTCGTGGCGATGGTCCATCGGCAGTGCACGACGCGCCTTGCGGTCAATGGGGGGTAA
- a CDS encoding ATP-binding cassette domain-containing protein — MPAIVVDNLRKTFTAKRKAAGLAGSLKAMVRPDRTTVEAVQGLSFRMDEGELLGFIGPNGAGKSTTIKILTGILYPTSGTAEVLGFVPWRERRKLAYHIGTVFGQRSQLWPHLPAIDTLALFGKIYELDHRTVKRRIALLSEAFEITHLLETPVRKLSLGQRMRCEVAASLLHQPRLILLDEPSIGLDPVAKQRIRDMIIRMNAEEGVGVLLTSHDAGDIEALCKRVIIVNHGQIVYDDRVSALKRRYLTVKDVGVRFVEPIAGDVDIPGADVIKVGGGGYGLKLRFDTTVTPAAELLAHIGALGGVEDVTISDPSLEDVIRVIYEQAAAGEAIRPADGLWPPVEPEGPAGAP; from the coding sequence ATGCCCGCCATCGTCGTCGACAACCTGCGCAAGACGTTCACCGCCAAGCGCAAGGCGGCGGGCCTCGCCGGCAGCCTCAAGGCCATGGTGCGGCCGGACCGCACGACGGTCGAGGCGGTGCAGGGGCTGTCGTTCCGGATGGACGAGGGTGAGCTGCTGGGGTTCATCGGCCCGAACGGGGCCGGGAAGTCGACGACGATCAAGATCCTGACGGGCATCCTGTACCCCACGTCCGGCACGGCCGAGGTGCTCGGGTTCGTGCCGTGGCGGGAGCGGCGGAAGCTGGCGTACCACATCGGCACGGTGTTCGGACAGCGCTCCCAGCTCTGGCCGCACCTGCCGGCCATCGACACGTTGGCGTTGTTCGGCAAGATCTACGAGCTGGACCATCGCACGGTCAAGCGCCGCATCGCCCTGCTGAGCGAGGCCTTCGAGATCACGCACCTGCTCGAGACGCCCGTGCGAAAACTGTCGCTCGGCCAGCGCATGCGTTGCGAGGTCGCGGCGTCGCTCCTGCACCAGCCGCGGTTGATCCTGCTGGACGAGCCTTCCATCGGCCTCGACCCGGTGGCCAAGCAGCGCATCCGCGACATGATCATCCGCATGAACGCCGAGGAGGGGGTCGGCGTCCTCCTCACCAGCCACGACGCGGGCGACATCGAGGCGCTGTGCAAGCGCGTGATCATCGTCAACCACGGCCAGATCGTGTACGACGACCGCGTGAGCGCGCTCAAGCGGCGCTACCTGACCGTGAAGGACGTCGGCGTCCGATTCGTCGAGCCGATCGCCGGCGATGTCGACATCCCCGGCGCTGACGTCATCAAGGTGGGCGGCGGCGGATACGGGCTCAAGCTGCGATTCGACACGACCGTCACGCCGGCGGCGGAGCTGCTGGCGCACATCGGCGCCCTCGGCGGCGTCGAGGACGTCACGATCAGCGACCCGTCGCTCGAGGACGTCATCCGCGTGATCTACGAACAGGCGGCGGCGGGGGAGGCGATCCGCCCCGCCGATGGCCTCTGGCCGCCGGTGGAGCCGGAAGGGCCGGCGGGAGCACCGTGA
- a CDS encoding caspase family protein, protein MSLRALLVGINEFAPSDVPSLRGCVNDVLQMRSILHDRYAFAAADVRVLTDAEATAGGIREGLAWLLSGYGGGGTDVRFFHFSSHGTHVADADGDEPDDEVIVTADHDWDRPFRDDDLAALFAPIPDDVNFTFLADCCHSGTIQRDIEILPRFVPPPDAELRRINARQSALAQSAVDAFQASVTAFLGANPAATPADLQAVTPQLQAEAMKRLARNRFGAVRTDRHVLMAACQDRQTSADARIDGAWQGAFTWSVATTLAAAASPPTYGALLAAAGEKLRDRFTQIPQLECPTALADRPFLTPLAAR, encoded by the coding sequence ATGTCCCTCCGCGCCCTGTTGGTCGGGATCAACGAGTTTGCGCCGTCCGATGTGCCGTCCCTGCGCGGTTGCGTGAACGACGTGCTGCAGATGCGGTCCATCCTGCACGACCGCTACGCCTTTGCCGCCGCCGACGTCCGCGTGCTGACGGACGCCGAGGCGACCGCGGGCGGCATCCGCGAGGGACTGGCGTGGCTCCTGTCCGGCTACGGCGGCGGCGGCACGGATGTCCGCTTCTTCCACTTCTCGAGCCACGGTACGCACGTCGCCGACGCCGACGGCGACGAACCGGACGACGAGGTCATCGTGACCGCCGACCACGACTGGGACCGCCCGTTCCGCGACGACGACTTGGCCGCGCTCTTCGCCCCGATTCCCGACGACGTGAACTTCACGTTCCTGGCCGATTGCTGCCACTCCGGCACGATCCAGCGCGACATCGAGATCCTGCCGCGCTTCGTGCCGCCGCCGGATGCGGAGCTGCGGCGGATCAACGCCCGCCAGAGCGCGCTGGCGCAGAGCGCGGTCGACGCGTTCCAGGCCTCGGTCACCGCCTTCCTCGGCGCCAACCCGGCCGCGACGCCCGCCGACCTGCAGGCCGTCACGCCGCAGCTGCAGGCCGAGGCGATGAAGCGGCTCGCGCGCAACCGGTTCGGGGCGGTGCGGACGGATCGGCACGTCCTCATGGCCGCCTGCCAGGACCGCCAGACCTCGGCCGACGCGCGGATCGACGGCGCGTGGCAGGGGGCCTTCACGTGGAGCGTCGCCACCACGCTGGCCGCGGCCGCCTCGCCGCCGACGTACGGCGCGCTCCTGGCGGCGGCCGGCGAGAAGCTGAGGGACCGCTTCACCCAGATCCCGCAGCTGGAGTGCCCGACCGCCCTCGCGGACCGCCCGTTCCTCACGCCCCTCGCGGCGCGCTAG